A window of Kribbella sp. NBC_00382 genomic DNA:
GGCGACTTCTCCAGCACCTCGAGGCCGGCCGGCAGCGCCGCCTTCAGCGCGTTGTACGCCGCGTCGTCCTCGGTCTCGGTGGCGCCCTTCTTGAAGTAGTCCAGCGCCGCGCCGGTGTACTCCGGCAGCAGGTGCACCGAACCGTCCTTGATCGCCGCCATGTACGTCTCGCGGTTGCCGATGTTCTGCTGGTACTTGACGTCGACCCCCTTCGCGGCGAGCGCCTGGCCGTAGATCTCGGCCAGCAGCTGGCTCTCGGAGAAGTCGGCCGAGCCGACGGTGATGCTCTTCACCTCGTTCGGTGCGGACGTGTTGCCCGCGTCGCCACCGGACAGCGGATCGCCCCCACCCCCACAGGCAGCCAGACCGAGGACCGCGACCCCGGCAATCGCAGTACGGATGAGTGTGTTTCTCAACACGGGAGCCTCCAGGATTTCGATGGATACCGGCGAACGCCGCCGGTGTTCGGTGCCGAGGGATGGGTTCCGGCCATCAGTCGACCCGCAGTCCTTTGGAAACGGTGATCCGGCCGGCCAGCGCGAACAGCAGGTCGAGCAGGATCGCCAGCAGTGCCACCAGCAGCGCGCCGCTGAACATCTGCGGGAAGTCGCGCAGCTTCAGTCCGTCCACGACGTACCGGCCGAGTCCGCCGAGCGAGACCAGCGCGGCGATCGTCGCGGTGGAGACGATCTGGAGGGTGGCCGCGCGCAGACCGGAGATGATCAGCGGCAGCGCGATCGGGATCTCCACCTTGGTCAGGATCTCCCGGCCGGTCATCCCCATCCCACGCGCCGCGTCGATCGTGGCCGGATCGACACCCGACAGCCCGGCGTACGTCGAGGTCAGGATCGGTGGGATGCCGAGTGCGACCAGCGCGATCAGTACCGGCAGGAAGCCGATCTGGTTGGTCAGCAGCACCGCGATCATCAGCAGCCCGAGGCTGGGTAGCGCCCGGGCGGCGTTGCCGATGTTGATGGCCAGGAAGGCGCCGCGCCGGGTGTGGCCGATCCGCAGGCCGATCGGCAGCGCGATCAGCGCGGACAGGCCGAGCGCCGCGAAGGTGTACCAGATGTGCTGGATGATCCGGGCCGTGATGCCTTCCGGACCGGACCAGTTGAACGAATCGAAGAGGTACTCGAGCATCTCAGGCCTCCTTCACCGACGCGACCACACGGGCCCAGGGCGTCAGGAAGCGTTGCAGGGTGACGATCAGCAGGTCGGCCAGCAACGCGAGCAGCAGGGACAGCACCACGCCGACCACGACCGGGGTGAGGAAGTCCTTCTGGAAGCCCAGCGTGAACAGCTCGCCCAGACCGCCGATGCCGATCACCGCGCCGACGCTGACCATCGAGATGTTGGCCACCGTGACGACCCGCAGACCGGCGAAGATCACCGGTACGGCGATCGGCAGGTCGATCGTGAGCAGCCGCCGGGCCGGGCCGTAGCCGACCGCGATAGCCGCCTGCCGGACGTCCGGCGGGACCGAGCGCAGACCGTCGATCACGTTCCGGATCAGCAGCGAGACCGCGTAGATGGTGAGCGCGATGATGATGTTGATCCGGTCCAGCACCTTGGTCCCGAGCAGCACCGGGAGCACGATGAACAACGCGATCGAGGGCAGCGAGTAGAGCACGCCGCCGAGCGCGATCAGCGGGTTGGCCAGCCAGGCGAACCGGGTCGCGACGTAGCCGAGCGGGATCGCGATGAGCAGCCCGAAGATCACCGGCAGGATCGCCAGGTAGATGTGCTCGCTGAGCTGCTGCCAGATCAGCGAGAGGTTGTCGCCGATCCAGGTCATGACCGCAGCGCTCCGGCGAGGATGTTGTGGTCGACGATGCCGATCGCCTTGCCGGTCTCGTCGACGCAGACGCCCTGCTGGGTCGGCGAGGTCAGCAGCGAGTCGAGCGCGGCGCGCATCGAGTCGCTCTTGGTGAAGACCGGGCCGACCGGAAGCAGGTCCGCGGCGCCGTTCTTCCAGCCGGCCGGGCGGCCCGCCTCGTCCAGCACGAGCTCGGCCGGCAACGGCCCGAACTCCAGCTGGTCGATCTGCAGGAACGTAAGCGCCCGGTAACCGCGATCCTGGCCGACGAAGCTCTCCACGAAGTCGTCGGCGGGGTTGGCGAGGATCTCCGACGGCGGCGCGAACTGGGCCAGCTTGCCGCCGACCTTGAGCACCGCGACGTTGTCGCCGAGCTTGATCGCCTCGTCGATGTCGTGCGTGACGAAGACGATCGTCTTGCCGATGTCGCGTTGCAGGCGGAGCAGTTCCTCCTGCAACTGGTGCCGCACGATCGGGTCGACGGCGCTGAACGGCTCGTCCATCAGCATGATCTTCGGGTCCGCCGCGAGTGCCCGGGCGACGCCGACTCGTTGCTGCTGGCCACCGGACAGCTGGGCCGGGTACCGCTCGGCCAGCTTGAGATCGAGACCGACCCGCTCGAGCAGCTCCATCGCCGTGGCCCGGGTTTTCTTCTTGTCCCAGCCCAGCAGCTTCGGCACCGTGGCGACGTTGTCGACCACGGTCTTGTGCGGGAACAGCCCGGCATGCTGGATCACATAACCGATCCCGCGCCGCAGGGTGACCGGATCGCCGGCGTTGATGTCCTCGCCGTCGATCGAGATCGTGCCGCTGCTGCGCTCGATCGTCCGGTTGATCATCCGCAGCGAGGTGGTCTTGCCGCAGCCCGAAGGTCCGACGAACACGGTGATCTCGTTGCTCGGGATCCGCATGCTCAGCGTGTCCACGGCGACAGTGCCGTCGGGGTACTGCTTGGTGACGTCTTCGAACTCGATCATGGCGCCCCTTCGCGCTCGTCGGAGATCGCCCGAACGATCCTAGGGGAACGAGAGCCCGCAAACCTGCTATTCGCGGGTATCTCGCCCCTCAAGAAAGTGCACCTTAGCGCTACGGATTGCCTCGGTCGCACTGTGCAGCGATCAGCTCTCCCGCATCGGGATCCTGACGCCTCGTTCAGCGGCTACTTCTTCTGCTCGTTCGTACCCGGCATCGACATGCCGAATCACACCCATGGCCGGATCGTTGCTCAGCACCCGTTCCAGCTTCTGCCGGGCCAGGTCGGTGCCGTCGGCAACCGATACCTGGCCGGCGTGGATCGACCGGCCCATCCCGACGCCGCCGCCGTGGTGGATCGAGACCCAGGAGGCGCCGCTGGCGACGTTCACCATCGCGTTCAGCAGCGGCCAGTCGGCGATCGCGTCCGAGCCGTCCAGCATGCCCTCGGTCTCCCGGTACGGCGAGGCGACGCTGCCGGTGTCGAGGTGGTCGCGCCCGATCACGATCGGCGCCTCCAGCTCACCCGAGGCGACCATGTCGTTGAACCGCACGCCCGCCTTGTCCCGCTCACCCTGGCCGAGCCAGCAGATCCGGGCCGGCAGCCCCTGGAAGGCCACCCGCTCCTGCGCCATCTTGATCCACCGGGTCAGGTGCTCGTTCTCCGGGAACAGGTCGAGGATCGCCTGGTCGGTCTTGTGAATGTCCTTGGGGTTTCCGGAGAGCGCGGCCCACCGGAACGGGCCCTTACCCTCACAGAACAACGGCCGGATGTACGCCGGTACGAAGCCCGGGAACTCAAATGCCCGGTTGTAGCCGGCCTTCCGCGCCTCGTCCCGGATCGAGTTGCCGTAGTCGAACACCTCGGCACCCGCGTCCTGGAAGCCGACCATCGCCGCGACGTGCCTGGCCATCGAGGCCTGCGCGCGCTCGGTGAAGCCGGCCGGGTCCTTCTCGCGGGCCGTCGTCCAGTCGTCGAAGTCCACGCCCACCGGCAGGTACATCAGCGGGTCGTGGGCCGAGGTCTGGTCGGTGACGATGTCGATCGGCGCGCCCAGCTCGAGCAGCTCCGGCACGATCACCGCGGCGTTGCCCAGCAGGCCGATCGACAGCGGCCGGCGAGCCTTCTTGGCCTCTTCGGCCAGCCGCAGCGCGTCGCTCAGGTCCTTGGCCCGCACATCGAGGTACCGGTGCTCGATCCGGCGGTCGATCCGGCTGCCGTCGACGTCGATGCAGATCGCGACGCCGTCGTTCATCGTGACGGCCAGCGGCTGCGCGCCGCCCATCCCGCCGAGTCCCGCGGTCAGCGTGATGGTGCCGGCCAGCGTACCGCCGAACTTCTTCGCGGCGACCGCGGCGAACGTCTCATAGGTGCCCTGCAGGATGCCCTGGGTGCCGATGTAGATCCACGAGCCGGCCGTCATCTGGCCGTACATCGTCAGGCCCATCGCCTCGAGCTTGCGGAACTCCTCCCAGTTGGCCCAGTCGCCGACCAGGTTGGAGTTCGCGATCAGCACCCGCGGCGCCCACTCGTGGGTCTGCATCACGCCGACCGGCTTGCCCGACTGGACCAGCATCGTCTCGTCGTTCTTCAACGTGGTCAGCGTTCTGACCATCGCGTCGAAGGAGTTCCAGTTCCGCGCGGCCTTGCCGGTACCGCCGTAGACGACGAGCTCGTCGGGGTGCTCGGCCACCTCCGGGTCGAGGTTGTTCTGCAGCATCCGCAGCGCGGCCTCCTGCGGCCAGCCCTGGGCGGTGAGGGTGGTGCCGCGGGGGGCGCGAACAGGACGTGGTCCGGACATGTGTGATCCAGCCTTTCGAGTCGTCAATGGTCAGGACAGCGGGCCGGTGACGGCCTCTACAGCGGACAAGTAGGTGCCGTCAGCAACGAGCTGGACGGAATGTTCGATCTCCGGGGCCAGGTGCCGGTCGGTGCCAGGTCCTTCGACAAGTTCACGCAGCTTGCTTCGTACTGCGCCCGTGGCGGGCGAAGGCTCCAACGGTGCACGCATGTCGATCGCGCGAGCGGCGGTCAGGATCTCGACCGCCAGAACCCTTTGCAGGCCGTCGATGCTCTTGCGCAGCTTGCGGGCGGCGGACCAGCCCATCGAGACGTGGTCCTCCTGCATCGCGCTGCTCGGGATCGAGTCGACGCTGGCCGGTACTGCGAGCCGCTTGAGCTCGGACACGATCGCGGCCTGGGTGTACTGCGCGATCATGTGCCCGGAGTCGACGCCGGGATCGTCGGCCAGGAAGGCGTTCAGCCCATGGTTGCGGGCGACATCGAGGAAGCGGTCGGTCCGGCGCTCACTGATGCTGGCGACGTCGGCGACGGCGATCGCGAGGAAGTCGAGCACGTAGCCGACAGGGGCGCCGTGGAAGTTGCCGTTCGACTCCACGCGGCCGTCGGGGAGTACGACCGGGTTGTCGATCGCGGCGGAGAGCTCGTAGCCGGCGACGGATGCGGCGTGGGTGGCGGTGGCGCGGGCGGCGCCATGCACCTGCGGGGAGCAGCGGAGCGAGTACGCGTCCTGAACGCGGTTGCAGTCAGGACCGCGGTGGCTTGCCACGATCCCGCTGTCGTTGAGTACTGCGCGCAGGTTGGCGGCAGAGTCGGCCTGCCCGGGGTGGGGGCGGAGTGCCTGGAGGTCCGCGGCGAATACGCGATCGGTGGCGAGCTGACCTTCGACGCTCATCGCGGCGGCGATGTCGGCCGTCTTCAGCAGCCGGTCGAGGTCGGCGAGCGCGAGCACGAGCATGCCGAGCATGCCGTCGGTGCCGTTGATCAGCGCCAGGCCTTCCTTCTCGGCCAGGACGACCGGCTTGAGCCCGTGCTCAGCCATCGCCTCGGCCGTGTCGCGGAGATTGCCGTCTGCGTCGCGAACCTTGCCTTCGCCCATGACTGCGAGCGCGACGTGGGAGAGGGGTGCGAGGTCGCCTGAGCACCCGAGGCTGCCGTATTCGTGGACGACCGGGGTCAGCTGAGCGTTCAGCAGGCCGGCGTACGCCTGGGCGGTCTCGACCTTCACTCCGGTACGGCCGGTGGCCAGCGTCGAGAGCCGCAGCAGCGCGAGTGCGCGGATCACCTCGGTCTCGACCTCGGGGCCGGAGCCGGCCGCGTGCGACCGGATGAGGCTGCGCTGCAACTGGGCGCGGAGCTCGGGCGCGATGTGCCGCGTCGCGAGTGCGCCGAATCCGGTGGAGACCCCGTAGTGCGGGGTGTCCGCATGCGCGAGCGCCTCGATCGCCGCCCGCGACTTCGCGATCTCCTCGAGTGCCTGGTCGTCGATCCGCACGGGCGCCCGGTAGCGCGCCACCGCGACGACGTCCGCCGGGCTGAGCGGCCCGACACCGACTGTCACTACCTGGGCTGTTCGCCCCTGAGCTGTTTGCGTGGTCACCCGCCCATTGCACCGCGCCCCGCCGCCCACCGATAGCACCGCCACCCCACCACCCATCTCAAACCCGAGACACCTCCATCCCACGCACCTCGCCCACCCACAAATCCGCCCACCCCGCCCACCCCGCCAACCCACAGCCCCGCCCACCCCGCCAACCCACAACCCCGACCACCCCTGTCCCCAGCCTGGTCCCGCGCCAGCCCACCCGGCCCTGGCCGACATTTGAGGGGTTAACCCCCGAGCCGGTGGGTTGCCTCCCCAGTTTCCGAGGGGGCAACCCACCGTTTGAGGGGACAACCCCTGAAATGTCCGGAGGGCCGGCGCCAGCTCAGCCCCGGTTGGTGGGGGGTGGGGCGGACCTTTGAGGGGTTAACCCCCGAGCCGGTGGGTTGCCTCCCCAGTTTCCGAAGGGGCAACCCACCGTTTGAGGGGACAACCCCTGAAATGTCCGGAGGGCCGGCGCCAGCTCAGCTCCGGTTGGTGGGGGTCGGGTGGGCCTTGAGGGGAATAGGGTCGGGGGATGGGGTTCGAGGTGCGGGTGGCTACGCCTGGTGATGCGGTGGGGATTGCTGGGGTTTGGGCTGCGGCTATGCCTCATCTGGTGAAGACGGCTCGGGGGATCGAGGCGGAGCTTCGGAAGACGACGACCCGGGTGGTGCTGATCGCGGTCGACGGCGACGAGGTTGTTGGCTACGGGAACGTGTATCGGCCGGCTCCTGAGGAAGTGGCGCCTCGGGTGCGAATCACCGTGCAGGTGCCGCCGGCGGAGCGCGGGCGTGGGATCGGGAGTGCTCTCGCTGACCAGGTGTCCTCGGTGGCTGTGGAGGCGGGCGCTCACAGGCTGCTGACCGTCGTGGCCGACGAGGACGCGTCGAAGGAGTTCGCTGCGCGGCGTGGGTTCGAGATCGGGCGGCGGATGAGTCACTCCCGGGCCGACTTGAGCGCAGTCCCGGCGCCGGCGCCTGTACCAGAGGACTTGCGGCTTGTTGATTACACCGGGGTCGACCCTCGCCGGCTGTGGGAGGCTCATGCGGCGACGGCTGGGGATGATCCGAGCGGGTTGTCGCACATGTCGCCGTACGAGGACTGGCTGAGGCACGACTGGGACCACCCGGATCTGCGGCTGGACCTGAGCGCCGCGGTGCTGGCCGGCGATGAGGTCGTCTCCTTCGTGACGACGACTGCAGATCCTGAGCGACGGGTGATCTGGTCCAACCTGACCGGTACCGTTCCGGCGTACCGGGGTCGTGGGCTGGCGAAGGTGGTGAAGTCGGCCGCGCTCACCCGGAGCCGGGAGGCCGGGTTCGAGCAGGCGTTCACCGGCAACGACGCGAACAACAAGCCGATGCTCGCGGTCAACGAATGGCTCGGCTACCGGGTGTCGGCCGGCGCCTGGACCGCGGAGAAGGCGCTCTGATCCGGCGCGGACGCACCGAAGCCCGTCAATCGTCCGAAATCTGAGACGGGCGGGCTACCCTCACTGTTGTGAGCGGCAACGTTCCCGCCTCGACCCGCACTCTGCGGGTGCTGACGTTCCTGGCCACCCAGCC
This region includes:
- a CDS encoding ABC transporter permease; this translates as MLEYLFDSFNWSGPEGITARIIQHIWYTFAALGLSALIALPIGLRIGHTRRGAFLAINIGNAARALPSLGLLMIAVLLTNQIGFLPVLIALVALGIPPILTSTYAGLSGVDPATIDAARGMGMTGREILTKVEIPIALPLIISGLRAATLQIVSTATIAALVSLGGLGRYVVDGLKLRDFPQMFSGALLVALLAILLDLLFALAGRITVSKGLRVD
- a CDS encoding ABC transporter permease, with amino-acid sequence MTWIGDNLSLIWQQLSEHIYLAILPVIFGLLIAIPLGYVATRFAWLANPLIALGGVLYSLPSIALFIVLPVLLGTKVLDRINIIIALTIYAVSLLIRNVIDGLRSVPPDVRQAAIAVGYGPARRLLTIDLPIAVPVIFAGLRVVTVANISMVSVGAVIGIGGLGELFTLGFQKDFLTPVVVGVVLSLLLALLADLLIVTLQRFLTPWARVVASVKEA
- a CDS encoding ABC transporter ATP-binding protein is translated as MIEFEDVTKQYPDGTVAVDTLSMRIPSNEITVFVGPSGCGKTTSLRMINRTIERSSGTISIDGEDINAGDPVTLRRGIGYVIQHAGLFPHKTVVDNVATVPKLLGWDKKKTRATAMELLERVGLDLKLAERYPAQLSGGQQQRVGVARALAADPKIMLMDEPFSAVDPIVRHQLQEELLRLQRDIGKTIVFVTHDIDEAIKLGDNVAVLKVGGKLAQFAPPSEILANPADDFVESFVGQDRGYRALTFLQIDQLEFGPLPAELVLDEAGRPAGWKNGAADLLPVGPVFTKSDSMRAALDSLLTSPTQQGVCVDETGKAIGIVDHNILAGALRS
- the hutU gene encoding urocanate hydratase, with the translated sequence MSGPRPVRAPRGTTLTAQGWPQEAALRMLQNNLDPEVAEHPDELVVYGGTGKAARNWNSFDAMVRTLTTLKNDETMLVQSGKPVGVMQTHEWAPRVLIANSNLVGDWANWEEFRKLEAMGLTMYGQMTAGSWIYIGTQGILQGTYETFAAVAAKKFGGTLAGTITLTAGLGGMGGAQPLAVTMNDGVAICIDVDGSRIDRRIEHRYLDVRAKDLSDALRLAEEAKKARRPLSIGLLGNAAVIVPELLELGAPIDIVTDQTSAHDPLMYLPVGVDFDDWTTAREKDPAGFTERAQASMARHVAAMVGFQDAGAEVFDYGNSIRDEARKAGYNRAFEFPGFVPAYIRPLFCEGKGPFRWAALSGNPKDIHKTDQAILDLFPENEHLTRWIKMAQERVAFQGLPARICWLGQGERDKAGVRFNDMVASGELEAPIVIGRDHLDTGSVASPYRETEGMLDGSDAIADWPLLNAMVNVASGASWVSIHHGGGVGMGRSIHAGQVSVADGTDLARQKLERVLSNDPAMGVIRHVDAGYERAEEVAAERGVRIPMRES
- the hutH gene encoding histidine ammonia-lyase; this encodes MTTQTAQGRTAQVVTVGVGPLSPADVVAVARYRAPVRIDDQALEEIAKSRAAIEALAHADTPHYGVSTGFGALATRHIAPELRAQLQRSLIRSHAAGSGPEVETEVIRALALLRLSTLATGRTGVKVETAQAYAGLLNAQLTPVVHEYGSLGCSGDLAPLSHVALAVMGEGKVRDADGNLRDTAEAMAEHGLKPVVLAEKEGLALINGTDGMLGMLVLALADLDRLLKTADIAAAMSVEGQLATDRVFAADLQALRPHPGQADSAANLRAVLNDSGIVASHRGPDCNRVQDAYSLRCSPQVHGAARATATHAASVAGYELSAAIDNPVVLPDGRVESNGNFHGAPVGYVLDFLAIAVADVASISERRTDRFLDVARNHGLNAFLADDPGVDSGHMIAQYTQAAIVSELKRLAVPASVDSIPSSAMQEDHVSMGWSAARKLRKSIDGLQRVLAVEILTAARAIDMRAPLEPSPATGAVRSKLRELVEGPGTDRHLAPEIEHSVQLVADGTYLSAVEAVTGPLS
- a CDS encoding GNAT family N-acetyltransferase is translated as MGFEVRVATPGDAVGIAGVWAAAMPHLVKTARGIEAELRKTTTRVVLIAVDGDEVVGYGNVYRPAPEEVAPRVRITVQVPPAERGRGIGSALADQVSSVAVEAGAHRLLTVVADEDASKEFAARRGFEIGRRMSHSRADLSAVPAPAPVPEDLRLVDYTGVDPRRLWEAHAATAGDDPSGLSHMSPYEDWLRHDWDHPDLRLDLSAAVLAGDEVVSFVTTTADPERRVIWSNLTGTVPAYRGRGLAKVVKSAALTRSREAGFEQAFTGNDANNKPMLAVNEWLGYRVSAGAWTAEKAL